One part of the Parabacteroides distasonis ATCC 8503 genome encodes these proteins:
- a CDS encoding Fic family protein yields MATMAEKMVASLEELRKLQEKDRCVVLQGTAEIGRTHLTRLLDNGWLQEVMKGWYIAARPGTEGDTTVWYTSFWYFIAKYAAVRLGERWCLTADQSLDLYSGKTTVPVQVVIKSPKGHNNTQKLMYDTSLLVFQSEIPDQVYKEPEYGLNLYPLAEALVYATPRYFQVEKIAARTCLAMIRDAADILKVLTKNGASLRAGRIAGAFRNIGNSEIADSIVSTMRGFGYDVREEDPFEDQPRTPLVYEVSPYVTRLRLMWENMRDKVVELFPEAPGKIDDVEGYLRSVDEKYSEDAYHSLSIEGYRVSPELIEKVRVGNWKPEEEDKEHKNALVARGYYQAFQAVRGTISDILKGKNAGEAVRADHPLWYMQMWMPFVTVGILQREDLVGYRTGQVYIRGSQHIPLNPKAVRDAMPVLFDLLKNEPHPAVRAVLGHFFFVYIHPYMDGNGRMGRFVLNAMLASGGYNWTVVPVERRKEYMKALEKASVEGDISEFAKVIASLVK; encoded by the coding sequence ATGGCAACAATGGCGGAGAAAATGGTGGCTTCACTGGAGGAATTAAGAAAGCTCCAGGAGAAAGACCGCTGTGTCGTTCTACAAGGGACGGCCGAGATAGGGAGGACGCATTTAACCCGGCTGTTGGATAACGGCTGGTTGCAGGAAGTAATGAAAGGCTGGTATATTGCGGCCAGGCCGGGAACAGAGGGGGATACGACGGTCTGGTACACCTCATTCTGGTATTTTATTGCGAAATATGCGGCCGTCCGGCTGGGGGAACGGTGGTGTTTGACGGCCGACCAGTCGCTGGATCTGTATTCGGGGAAAACGACCGTGCCCGTGCAGGTGGTTATCAAGTCGCCGAAAGGCCATAACAACACGCAAAAGCTGATGTATGATACCTCGCTTTTGGTGTTTCAAAGCGAGATTCCGGATCAGGTATATAAAGAGCCGGAATACGGCCTTAATCTCTATCCGCTTGCCGAAGCCCTGGTATATGCCACGCCGAGATATTTCCAAGTGGAGAAGATCGCAGCCCGCACCTGCCTGGCCATGATACGGGACGCTGCCGATATATTAAAGGTACTGACGAAAAACGGGGCTTCGCTTCGTGCCGGAAGAATAGCCGGGGCGTTCCGGAACATCGGGAACAGCGAAATCGCCGACAGCATCGTTTCCACGATGCGGGGGTTCGGGTATGACGTGAGAGAAGAAGATCCGTTCGAGGATCAGCCACGAACGCCCCTTGTTTATGAGGTGTCGCCTTACGTCACACGCTTGCGCCTGATGTGGGAGAACATGAGGGATAAGGTTGTAGAACTGTTTCCCGAAGCCCCTGGAAAGATTGATGACGTGGAGGGGTATTTGAGATCCGTCGATGAAAAGTATTCGGAGGACGCTTATCATTCTCTCTCGATCGAGGGATATAGGGTTTCCCCGGAACTGATCGAGAAAGTGCGTGTCGGGAACTGGAAGCCGGAGGAAGAAGATAAGGAGCATAAAAACGCACTGGTGGCACGTGGGTATTACCAGGCGTTCCAGGCTGTCAGGGGGACGATCTCCGATATACTGAAAGGAAAGAACGCAGGGGAAGCGGTAAGGGCGGATCATCCCCTCTGGTATATGCAGATGTGGATGCCGTTCGTTACGGTGGGGATCTTGCAAAGGGAGGATCTTGTGGGTTATCGTACCGGGCAGGTCTATATACGGGGATCGCAACATATCCCGTTGAACCCGAAAGCGGTCAGGGACGCTATGCCCGTCCTTTTCGATCTCTTGAAGAATGAGCCGCACCCGGCGGTAAGGGCTGTCCTGGGACACTTCTTTTTCGTGTATATTCACCCCTATATGGACGGGAACGGGAGAATGGGACGGTTCGTCTTGAACGCCATGCTTGCGTCTGGAGGCTATAACTGGACGGTTGTTCCGGTGGAGCGTAGAAAAGAATATATGAAAGCGTTGGAAAAGGCCAGCGTGGAGGGGGATATTTCCGAATTTGCCAAAGTGATAGCCTCGCTGGTCAAGTAA